A window from Oreochromis aureus strain Israel breed Guangdong linkage group 16, ZZ_aureus, whole genome shotgun sequence encodes these proteins:
- the LOC120433616 gene encoding TSC22 domain family protein 1-like, with protein sequence MHHPDPAGDSGSVRKMAHQAVFHRRGSNTGSGSGPGLSTSANPVVNNSHVPADDYPPSLLIQPPAGSSSPGPHHPPPPHSLNLLSQPQPTQSTGAQIKKKSGFQITSVTPAQVSVSTNNSIAEDTESYDDLDESHTEDLSSSEILDVSLSRANDVVGAERSSSEETLNNFHEAETPGAVSPNQPSHPHTLNQAQKQHGGAMVNGTVHHQHPPHPNHAQVYPLSSGSGSTPSGLTSGALPCVTQKMPSNMGGPQESVSQAVPSSIPTQPTGTAVPGSIPGMHSSAAGNTVSIVNPQTSSVSNVNMLSSANVPVRGGISTSASTSSGGYPLNVMSSSGGSGGGSAAAPAGSNLMAPASMIQQHQNLNSNIAMTATTTVAVSATGGVGLPSGLHGRVGSAVQQPVSATATAATTAPVSSVPAAPVVATTTSSRFRVVKLDSSSEPFKKGRWTCTDFYDKETPAPAPSSSSDPGSHSIRQFVSESFAGGSERESTSGSSVSSTMSTLSHYVENVCSGDVGGPQHAQDYNSPPQGFQGILPSGLSMGVSHTQPQQHDKTTAAPSAPTNIHQPPSMPSHQTTMGLTAVPQQQLTYAQAVANQPPVGVQQQKLGYATLPQQPAAAPQAPTMSMRPPEYTQPQQSIPHSAAASQPLSNQAGSTSAGMANGACHMMGGPQQPHALQSTTSNMPSHVGVAGVGQQPQSHPGHLDCQQQKPQSLPTQIQNQGLSTQLPTAAHQSQASAQSVPPPNPQSDHQAQPQTHNTGNTARMPPQGVPHSQPSSVSLTHDHSSAQALAHAAQASALYASLPSFTTTQLQDAQRLLLQHQSGLLGLPKLSGGEAGSNTGHGQETEGNAATASALTAPAGLKAVDGEEDGCEGRKVLLLS encoded by the exons ATGCATCATCCGGACCCTGCAGGAGACTCTGGCAGTGTTAGAAAGATGGCGCATCAGGCTGTCTTTCACAGAAGGGGGAGCAACACTGGCAGCGGGAGCGGCCCTGGGCTGTCAACATCAGCTAACCCGGTGGTTAATAACAGCCACGTACCAGCCGATGACTACCCGCCCTCCCTGTTGATTCAACCTCCTGCTGGCTCATCCTCCCCGGGTCCCCATCATCCTCCTCCCCCCCACAGCCTAAATCTGCTCTCCCAGCCCCAGCCCACACAGTCCACTGGAGCTCAGATAAAGAAGAAGAGTGGTTTCCAGATCACAAGTGTGACTCCAGCACAGGTATCTGTTAGTACCAATAACAGCATTGCAGAGGATACTGAGAGCTACGACGACCTGGATGAGtcccacactgaggatctgtcaTCTTCTGAGATTCTGGATGTGTCCCTCTCCCGAGCTAATGATGTAGTTGGAGCGGAGAGAAGCTCCTCAGAGGAGACGTTGAATAATTTCCATGAGGCGGAGACCCCTGGAGCGGTCTCTCCAAATCAGCCTTCACACCCCCACACCTTGAACCAGGCACAAAAGCAGCACGGTGGAGCCATGGTGAATGGGACTGTACACCATCAACATCCTCCACATCCTAACCATGCCCAGGTCTACCCTCTGTCCTCTGGCTCCGGGAGCACCCCGTCTGGTCTCACCTCTGGAGCTTTACCTTGTGTCACTCAGAAAATGCCTTCTAATATGGGCGGCCCTCAAGAGAGTGTTTCCCAGGCTGTTCCTTCAAGTATCCCCACTCAGCCTACGGGGACTGCAGTCCCGGGATCTATCCCTGGAATGCACAGCTCTGCTGCTGGCAATACAGTTAGCATAGTTAATCCCCAGACCAGCAGTGTTAGTAATGTGAATATGTTGAGCTCTGCCAACGTGCCTGTGAGAGGGGGGATCAGCACGAGTGCTAGCACTAGCAGTGGCGGCTATCCTCTCAATGTGATGAGCAGCAGTGGAGGGAGTGGAGGAGGAAGtgctgctgctccagctggGAGCAACCTTATGGCCCCCGCTAGCATGATCCAGCAACACCAAAACTTAAACTCCAACATTGCTATGACTGCTACAACTACTGTTGCTGTGAGTGCCACTGGAGGCGTAGGGCTCCCCAGCGGGCTCCATGGAAGAGTTGGATCAGCTGTGCAGCAGCCTGTGAGTGCAACTGCTACAGCTGCGACCACAGCTCCTGTATCATCTGTTCCTGCGGCCCCTGTGGTGGCCACCACCACAAGCTCTCGCTTTAGAGTGGTGAAGCTGGACTCTAGCTCTGAGCCCTTCAAAAAGGGCAGATGGACTTGCACTGATTTCTATGATAAGGAGACCCCAGCTCCtgccccctcttcttcttctgaccCTGGGTCCCACAGCATACGGCAGTTTGTCTCTGAGAGCTTTGCTGGGGGGTCGGAGAGAGAAAGCACAAGTGGGAGTTCTGTGAGTAGTACTATGAGTACATTGAGCCATTATGTCGAGAATGTGTGCAGTGGAGATGTTGGTGGACCACAGCATGCACAGGATTACAACTCCCCTCCTCAGGGCTTTCAAGGAATCCTCCCCAGCGGTTTAAGCATGGGAGTATCTCACACCCAACCCCAACAGCATGATAAAACTACTGCGGCCCCCTCGGCACCTACAAACATTCATCAGCCTCCATCCATGCCGAGTCACCAGACCACCATGGGACTCACTGCTGTGCCCCAGCAGCAGCTCACATATGCCCAGGCAGTTGCTAATCAACCCCCAGTAGGTGTTCAGCAGCAGAAGTTGGGTTACGCCACCCTACCACAACAGCCAGCTGCTGCCCCTCAAGCACCCACGATGTCAATGAGGCCACCTGAGTACACACAGCCGCAGCAAAGCATCCCtcattctgctgctgcttcccaGCCTTTGTCCAACCAAGCTGGATCCACATCTGCTGGGATGGCTAACGGAGCCTGCCATATGATGGGAGGTCCTCAGCAGCCCCACGCTCTTCAGTCTACCACCTCTAATATGCCCTCTCATGTCGGGGTAGCAGGTGTTGGCCAGCAGCCTCAGAGCCATCCAGGCCATTTGGATTGCCAGCAGCAAAAGCCGCAGTCACTCCCAACACAAATCCAAAACCAAGGGCTGAGCACCCAGCTGCCAACTGCAGCCCACCAGAGCCAGGCGTCTGCACAAAGTGTGCCCCCCCCCAACCCTCAGAGCGATCACCAGGCCCAACCCCAAACTCACAACACTGGGAATACTGCTCGAATGCCCCCGCAGGGAGTTCCCCATAGCCAGCCGTCTTCTGTGAGCTTGACCCATGACCACAGCAGTGCCCAGGCCCTGGCTCACGCTGCACAGGCCAGCGCCCTGTATGCCAGTCTGCCGAGCTTCACCACCACTCAGCTGCAGGATGCCCAGCGGCTGCTCCTCCAGCATCAATCGGGTTTGTTGGGGCTGCCCAAGCTGTCTGGAGGAGAGGCTGGATCCAACACTGGCCATGGTCAGGAAACTGAGGGCAACGCTGCCACCGCCAGTGCCTTAACAGCACCAGCTGGTCTCAAGGCTGTAGATGGAGAAGAGGATGG CTGTGAGGGAAGAAAAGTGTTGTTGTTATCCTAG